A window from Vigna angularis cultivar LongXiaoDou No.4 chromosome 7, ASM1680809v1, whole genome shotgun sequence encodes these proteins:
- the LOC108338546 gene encoding probable pectinesterase/pectinesterase inhibitor 61, which produces MEYGRLGPADPGGSSRRSIAPFTLQPLPSSSKTSKRKLIIVSILAAALIVAAVISAVLVTVVRSRSSSNQNGSNLSRKPTQAISRTCSKTRFPALCINSLIDFPGSTTASEQDLVHISFNMTLRHVSRAFFASSGLSFAATEPKVRAAYEDCLELLEESMEALSRSLDSILSPSTISDSGGLRPGSDGSTDDVITWLSAALTNHDTCAEGFEDSSGSVKDQMVNNLKDLSELVSNCLAIFSASGSGDFSGVPIQNKRRLMEEDDEANVSDDILAKFPRWLNKRDRRLLSLPKPAIQADIVVSKNGDGTVKTIAEAIKKVPEHGSRRFIIYVRAGRYEENNLKVGRKKTNVMFIGDGKGKTVITGKKNVIDGMTTFHTASFAASGAGFMARDITFENYAGPVKHQAVALRVGADHAVVYRCNIMGYQDSLYVHSNRQFFRECDIYGTVDFIFGNAAVVFQKCNIYARKPMAQQKNTITAQNRKDPNQNTGISMHNCRIQPASDLVPVKGSFPTYLGRPWKQFSRTVFMLSYMGDLIDPSGWLEWNGDFALDTLYYGEYMNYGPGAAVGQRVKWPGYRVITSSVEANRFTVAQFISGSAWLPSTGVAFAAGLSA; this is translated from the exons ATGGAATATGGCAGATTGGGGCCCGCTGACCCAGGTGGCTCCTCCCGCCGCTCCATCGCTCCTTTTACCTTACAACCCCTCCCTTCATCTTCCAAAACCAGCAAAAGAAAACTCATCATTGTCTCAATTCTCGCAGCCGCCTTAATCGTCGCCGCTGTCATCTCCGCCGTCCTCGTCACCGTGGTCCGCTCCCGCTCCTCCAGTAACCAGAACGGGTCCAACCTATCCCGCAAGCCTACTCAG GCAATATCCCGAACCTGCAGCAAGACACGTTTCCCCGCCTTATGCATCAACTCCCTCATCGACTTCCCCGGCTCCACCACTGCCTCGGAGCAAGACCTCGTCCACATCTCATTCAACATGACCCTCCGCCACGTCAGCAGGGCGTTTTTCGCCTCGTCCGGCCTCTCCTTCGCTGCCACAGAACCCAAAGTTCGGGCGGCGTACGAGGATTGCCTCGAGCTATTGGAGGAGTCAATGGAAGCTCTTTCTCGATCCCTCGACTCCATCCTCTCCCCTTCCACTATATCCGACAGCGGCGGGTTGAGACCTGGCTCTGATGGATCTACCGACGATGTGATAACGTGGCTCAGCGCCGCTCTCACTAATCATGACACGTGTGCGGAGGGGTTTGAGGACTCGAGCGGGAGCGTGAAGGATCAGATGGTGAATAACTTGAAGGACTTGTCTGAACTCGTGAGCAATTGTCTCGCTATATTCTCTGCGAGTGGAAGTGGCGATTTCTCGGGGGTGCCTATTCAGAATAAGAGACGATtaatggaagaagatgatgaagctAATGTTTCCGATGATATCTTGGCGAAATTTCCGAGATGGTTGAATAAACGTGATAGAAGATTATTGAGTTTGCCAAAGCCAGCAATTCAGGCAGATATAGTGGTGTCTAAGAACGGTGACGGAACAGTGAAGACAATAGCGGAGGCCATTAAGAAGGTGCCAGAACACGGCAGTCGCCGGTTCATCATTTACGTGAGGGCAGGAAg GTATGAGGAGAATAATTTAAAGGTGGGCAGAAAGAAAACGAATGTGATGTTTATAGGAGATGGGAAGGGCAAAACTGTCATTACAGGAAAAAAGAATGTGATAGATGGCATGACCACATTCCACACTGCATCCTTCG CTGCTAGTGGTGCTGGATTCATGGCACGAGATATCACGTTCGAGAACTACGCTGGACCGGTGAAGCACCAAGCGGTGGCGCTCCGCGTTGGAGCCGATCACGCGGTGGTGTACCGGTGCAACATCATGGGGTACCAAGACTCTCTCTACGTCCACTCTAACCGACAATTTTTTCGTGAATGTGACATTTACGGTACTGTAGACTTCATATTCGGCAATGCTGCGGTCgtcttccaaaaatgtaatatttatgcCCGTAAGCCCATGGCCCAACAGAAGAACACCATTACAGCCCAGAATAGAAAAGACCCAAATCAGAATACAGGCATATCCATGCACAATTGTCGGATCCAACCTGCTTCGGATCTTGTACCGGTTAAGGGCAGCTTTCCCACCTATTTGGGCCGTCCATGGAAGCAGTTCTCTAGAACAGTGTTCATGTTATCCTACATGGGTGACCTCATAGATCCTAGTGGATGGTTGGAATGGAATGGAGACTTCGCTTTGGACACATTGTATTATGGTGAGTACATGAATTATGGTCCGGGTGCAGCTGTGGGCCAACGGGTCAAATGGCCTGGATACCGGGTCATTACTTCTTCTGTGGAGGCAAATAGGTTCACGGTGGCCCAGTTTATATCCGGGTCAGCCTGGTTACCATCCACTGGAGTGGCTTTTGCGGCCGGGTTATCCGCATGA
- the LOC108336319 gene encoding uncharacterized protein LOC108336319, giving the protein MTKFRKLGRPTGHRMSMLRTMVSQLVKHERIETTVAKAKEIRRLADNMVQLGKEGSQCAARRAASFVRGDDVLHKLFTELAYRYKDRAGGYTRLLRTRIRVGDAAPMAYIEFIDRENELRQAKPPTPQPPQRAPLDPWTRSHLSRQFAPPKEEKSGSDL; this is encoded by the exons ATGACAAAATTCAGGAAGCTGGGTCGACCCACAGGTCACCGTATGTCCATGCTCAG AACCATGGTTTCCCAGTTGGTGAAACACGAGCGTATCGAAACTACTGTGGCCAAG GCCAAAGAGATCAGACGACTAGCGGATAATATGGTTCAGCTTGGAAAGGAG GGATCTCAATGTGCTGCAAGACGTGCTGCTAGTTTTGTACGAGGAGATGATGTCCTTCACAAGCTGTTTACAGAACTGGCTTATCGGTACAA GGATAGAGCTGGAGGATACACCAGATTGCTGCGGACCCGAATTCGAGTGGGTGATGCTGCACCAATGGCCTATATTGA GTTTATTGACAGAGAAAATGAGCTTAGGCAGGCAAAGCCACCAACTCCTCAGCCGCCACAGAGAGCACCCCTGGACCCCTGGACACGTTCTCATCTCAGTAGGCAATTTGCTCCTCCTAAAGAGGAAAAATCTGGATCTGATTTGTGA